Below is a window of Planctomycetes bacterium MalM25 DNA.
CGTGATACGCTTAAACTGCGTAGCTAGCGGCGGTTGCGGCGATTTCGCCGACACTGCCGCCAGCGATTGACTCTTCGCAGGCGGACGGCTCCCCCAATCGGGTGGGTCGCTCGGGGCGTCATGATGACTCCACGACCTATCTTCTTACAGCACGAGACCGACAGCCGGCTTCGCGAAACGTTCGCGAAGCGCCGGCGATCGCGTTTTTCACAACTGGCAAACTGACAACCCGCTTCGCCACTCCAGCCACGGGCTGGGCGAACGGCCTCTGTCTCACGGACGCACACGACGGATGTCCCAGGGCTCCGAAAAACTGATCGACTTGGTCAAGCGGAGCGAGCTCGTCCCGACAAAGAAGTTGGACGGGTTCCTGGAGAAGCACGCGTCCGGTTCGGCGAGCCTGCCGGACAAGCCCGAAGAACTCGCCAAGATGCTGGTCGAGGACGGACTGCTCACGAAGTGGCAGGCGGACAAGCTGCTGGCGGGCAAGCACCGCGGCTTCAAGCTCGGCAAGTACAAGCTGCTCGGCCAGATCGGCAAGGGGGGCATGAGCCATGTCTACCTCGCGGAGCACGTGCTCATGCAGCGGCGCGTGGCGGTCAAGCTCCTGCCTCGTCAGCGGGTGAAGGACCGCTCGTACCTCGAACGCTTCCAGCTCGAGGCCCGCGCCGCCGCGCGACTCGACGACCCGAACATCGTCCGGGTCTACGACATCGACAACGAGGGCGACAACCACTACATCATCATGGAGTACGTCGAAGGGCGTGATCTCCATCAGACCGTCAGCCAGGACGGGCCGCTGCCGTACAACACGGCGGTCCGCTACATCGCCCAGGTGGCGACCGGCCTGCAGCACGCCCACGAGATGGGCCTGGTGCACCGCGACATCAAGCCGGCCAACTGCCTCGTCGACAAGCACAGCGTGGTCAAGCTGCTCGACATGGGCCTCGCGAAGCTGACCGACGACGAGACCTCGCTCACGCTCGCCAACGACGAGAACGTGCTGGGCACGGCGGACTACTTGGCGCCCGAGCAGGCGCTCAACAGCCACGCCGCCGACGCGCGGGCGGACATCTACAGCCTCGGCTGCACGCTCTACTTTCTGCTCGCCGGCCGCCCACCGTTCCCGGAAGGGACGATCAGCGAGCGGCTGCTGAAGCACCAGGTTGAGGAGCCGGAGAGCCTGTTGGTGGCGCGGCCCGACTGCCCCCTGTCCCTGGTCGATCTCTGCCAGCGGATGATGCGCAAGAAGCCCGAGGACCGCCCGCAGACGGCCGGCGAGGTCGCCGTGTTGCTCAACGAGTGGCTCGCCGATCGGGGCGAATCAACCGTCGGCCCGCCCCCCAGCGGGAGCGGAGTCGGGGGCAGCCCCAGCAGCCTGGGGAGCGGCGTCGGCAGCGGCATCCTCAGCCGGTTCTCCTCGCCAACGCCGGCGCCCGGTCACGCGAGTGGGGTCGGCGCTGGCGACACCTCGAAGCAGTACGCCTCGGCGTCGGTCGATACGGACGAGGACATCGGGCTCGCCCCGCTCGACGAGGAGGAAGAGAACCCCAAGCAACGCCAAGCCAAGAAGGCGGCCGCCTCGTCCGGGGTGCTCTCGGACGAGAGCGGGGCAAAACTGGACGGATCCAAGTCGGGCAAAGGGTCGGGGCGCCAGTCCAGCAAATCGGGCAGCAAATCGGGAGTCGGCTCGGGCTCGGGAAGCGGTCGGAGCAAGGCCCCCAGCGACGAGCACTCCGAGGAGGCTTCGCTCAGTTCCCCGGGGAGCCGCAGCAAGCCGCGCTCGATCTTCGAGGAAGAGTACTCGGCGTCGGCGGAAGTCGATCCGATCGCCGCCCGCGCGGCACGCTCGAGCAGCTACGACCCGCTGCACCCGCCCGGCTACGTGAACCCCTACACGAAGACGCCCGCCTGGGTCTTCATCGTCGGCGGCCTCGTCCTGGTCGGCGTGGTGGTCGGCGCGGTCGCTCTGATGAACGGCGGCTGAGCCTCGCGGCTCACGCGTTCCATTCGACTCCCATCATCAGGCAGTTCACGCCCGAGCCGATCCCCAGCAGGGCGACGCGATCGCCCCCCTTCATGGCGCCCGCCTCGACTCCGAGCGATAGGGCGCTTGGCAACGCCGCTGCTCCCGTGTTGCCCAGCCACTCGAGAGTCGCGTAGTCGCGATCCAGCGGCAGGCCCAACTCGCCGAGCATCATCTTGCGGTGCGCCCCGCCCACTTGGTGGCAAAAGGTCCGGTCGATCTCGTCTCGGTTCCATCCCGTGACGCCGAGCAACGCTTCGAAGTTGCGCGCGCCCGCGGCCACGCCCGCCCGCATGAGGCGTTCGCTGTCGGTTTGCATGACTTGCGAGAGCCCCTCGCTCTGGCAGAGGTCGTGGTGCTCGGTCTCGGCCAGGACCGTCGCGGCCACAAGCTTCGCTCGACCCGGCGCCAGGTCCCGATGGCAGAGCGCGATCGCCGCGCTGGCCGATCCGATCGTCAGCGAGGCGAACGAGTTCTTCACCGAGTCACGCGTGAACGACTCGTCGGTGTTGAGCTTGGCGACCGTGTTCTCGACCAGCTGCCGTCCGCACTCGGTCCCGACCACCACGCCCGCTTGGATCTGCCCCAGCTCGATCATCGAGGCGATCTGCAACGCGCCCGACAGCACGCCGAGGCACGCGTTCGAGACGTCCTGCACAACGCACGACGAAGCCAGTCCCAATGCGTGGTGCACGCGGCAGGCGGTCGCCGGCTCGAGGCAGTCGCGGCAGACCGAGCCGTGCAGGCAGGCTCCGAACGCCTCGCGTGGCAGGCCGCTCTCGGCCACCGCCCGCTCCGCCGAGCGGATGCTGATGTCGCCTGGGCGTGTGCCCGGGGGGAAGAAGCGACGTTCGCGGATGCCCGACATGAGCTCAAGGCGGCCTGGCGGCAGCCGCAGGCGTTCGTAGAGCGGCGAGAGACGCTCCTCAAGCTGGTCAGAAGTGACCACCTCCTCTGGCAGGGTGTGGGCGACTGACGCGATCGCTACATTCTCGAACCGCACGCTTAATCCTGCTCAGGGAAGGAGGCCTCATGGCCTGTTGGGGGATTACTGGGGGGCTCGTGAAGCTAGCCGATTCCGGGCTGGCGCGTAACGGGGGCGAACGCCGACTTGGGGAGCTGGATGTCCGATTGACTTGGGGCAAAAGCGTTCAAAACGCCCGCTGGGTACGTGATCTTGTGCTGTCAGGGGTTGGGAGGGGCAAAATCTACCGTTCGGGTTGTATGTGCGGGGGGAGGCCTTAGGCTCTCGTACGACTTGCACCCCCACCTCCTTTGACCGCCTGACACCGGTCGCAACCACCCAGGGGCCGCAGCGAGGGATCGATAACAGAACAATGCGGCGGCGCCGAACGGGCCCGGGGCAAACCCTCGGACCCGATCGACGCCGAGCGGCGTGCTAGGGAAAGCACGTGATGTGGGCCGTCTGCACAAGACCCCATGTCGTTTGCACGCCTGCGTGGGACTCTACTGATCAGCCGTCCGTGGCCAGCCGGCCTCGGATTCGGCCCTGCGGTCCGTCCGGACCGTGATCCGGTTTCTCTTCCGCTTTGTTGTGGCGTCGGTCTCGTCTCCGAGGACCGAGTCCTCGGACGGCCCTCTCGCCGCAGGGAGTGCAAGCGAATTATGTCGAAGCCGATCATCGCGTTGAACGCGGACTACAAGGCCGCCGATGGAGACAAGCCGGCCGTCACCTACGTGCCGGGCGGCTACTACGAGGCGATCCTCCAGGCGGGCGCCTTGCCCTTCATCCTGCCCCCGCTGGAGGAGCAGGAGGACCTCGATCAGGCCCTGCGGATGGTCGATGGCGTGCTGCTCGTGGGCGGAGCCGACCTCGACCCGCGTCGCGACGGCTGGATGCTGCACCCCGCCGTGCGGCCTCTCGCCAAACGCCGTGAGAGCTTCGACCGGATGCTCGCCCGCACCGTGTGCGAACGCCGCATCCCGGTGTTCGGAATCGGAGTCGGCATGCAGCTGCTGAACGTGACGCTCGGCGGCAATCTGTTCCTCCACTTGCCGGAGGACAAGCCCGACGCGCTGCCGCACCACGACATCCTCGACCGGGCTCACCGCCACACGCTCGAGCTGGCGACCGGATCGATCATGGATCGCGTGTACGGCGACGGGGAACTCCGCGTCAACAGCCGGCATCACATGGCTATCGACGAACTGGCCGAGGGCTTCACGGTCACGGCCCGTTGCCCGGACGGCGTCATCGAAGCGGTCGAGTCCACGTCCGAGGATTGGTTCGCCATGGGAACCCAGTTCCACCCCGAGGCCGATACCGCTTCGGCGCTCGATCTGCGGATCTTCGAAGAGTTCTTGGCCGGCGTGAAGGAACACGCCGAGCCGGTACGGTTGGTCGCGTAACGCCACGCGTTGACGAGCCGCATCAAAGAGTCAGCGCACGGACGCGCTGCACGCCTCGACCCGGCGCCCCGTGACGGGGGGTCGGGTCGAGGTGTGTCTGGAGGGATGGCAGGTGATAGTCGGGGGGGCCGGAAGGCCTTATGCCCGCAGCTCGCCACCCAGGACTTCGACAAAGGCCCGCAGCCAAGCCGGGTGAGCGGGCCAAGCGGGCGAGGTCACGAGCTTGCCATCGACGCACACCGAATCGAGACCCGCCGAGGGCTCATCCCACGCACCGCCTGCGAGCAGGACTTCCGGCATGCACGCCGGGTAGGCCTGCACCCGTTTGCCCTCGATCACGCCCGCAGCGGCCAGCAGCTGGGCGGCGTGGCAGACCGCGGCGATCGGCTTGTCCGCCAGGCTGAAAGCGCGGATCGCGTCCAGCACCCGATTGTCGAGCCGCAGGTACTCGGGCGCCCGGCCACCCGGGATCACAAGTCCGGCGAAGTCGTCGACCGTGAACGCGTCGAGGTCGCCGTTGAGGCGGAAGTTGTGGCCACGCTTTTCGCTGTAAGTCTGGTCGCCCTCAAAGTCGTGGATCGCCGTGGCGACGGTGTCGCCCGGCTTCTTGCCGGGGCAGACCGCCACGCAGTCGTACCCGACCATCGTGAGGGCCTGGAAAGGGACCATGACCTCGTAGTCTTCGACGTAATCGCCGACGAGAAAGAGCAGCTTCTTCATGGTGAACTGTAGGCAGGGGGCGGTGGGAAGATCTCCTGAGCCGACGACGGAAGTCGTGGGATCAACCTTAATCCTCTTCGATCTCCAGCTCGCGGGGGATCCGCATCACGCGGCCCTCGCGGTCGATGCTGGCGATGGTGGTCTCGGCTTCGGCGATGATCCGCTCGCCGACCTTCAGGGTGTACGTGTGGTCGATCCGGGCCCCGAAGGCCCGCTCGGTCCGGATGTGGATGCGGAGCGTGTCGCCGTATCGGGCCGGGTACTTGTACCGGACGGTCGCCTTGGCGACGACGAGCAGCACGCCCGACTCCTCGATCTTGGCGTAGTCGTACCCGCAGGCGTTGAGCAGCTCGATCCGCGCCAGCTCCATGTAGCGGAGGTAGTTCGAGTGGTGGACGACCCCCTGGCCGTCGGTCTCGTAGTAGCGGACGGGCAGGTCAAACTGGTGCTCGCGGAGCATGCGTTGTCGGGTGGGGGCAGGGGGGCGGAACGGGCGTGTTGGGGAGGCTATCGCGGCTCGCCCTCAGGGGCAACCGAGCCGTGGCCGGCCGAGTTGCAACAAACCGTTGTGGGCTCTATCTTTACGGCACCTCGGGGCGTCGCTCGGGCGGCGTCTCTCCTCGGTGAATCACGGCATCCGCCCACCGCTACCGGCGGTGGCGCCACTCGGAATCCAACGGTCTCTTCATGAGCATTGGCGACGACTCGGGTGAAGGCATCGCGACCGCCGGCCTCACGGCTCGGGGGCACGACTATCCCACCATCCGTCAGTTCACGGTCTTCCTGGAGAACCGGGTCGGTGAGCTGATGGGCGTGGTGCGGCGTTTCGAGGGGAGCCGCGTGCGGATCGTCGCCCTGACGACCAGCGACTCGACCGACTGCTCGCTCGTCCGCTTCTTGCTAAGCGACCCCGAAGCGGGGCGCGAGATCCTGGAGCGGGCCGGGTTGGCGATCGTCGAGTCGGACCTGATCGGCGTCGAGCTGCCGGCGACCAACCAGCCAATGCTCTCGGTCTGCACCGCTCTGCTTGCCGCCGAGGTGAACATCACCCAGGTCTACCCGCTCTTGATTCGCCCGAACGGCCGCCCGGCGGTCGCGTTGATGGTGGACAACATCGAGCACGGGATCGAGACCCTGCTCTCCAAGGGGTTCCACACGATCAACGAAGACGAACTGCAACAGTTCGACCCGATGGCTTGATCCGCTCCAAATGAAGTGTGGCCGAGTCGGGGACGGCTCGGTGCACGAGACCGCCCACCGCCTGACGCCCCTCTGCCGATTCTCTGATGGCCATCAACGTCACCTGCCCGAGCTGCCTCAAGCGGTTCACTGTCGCCGACCAGCACGCCGGCAAGACCGGACCTTGCCCCAGCTGCAAGAAGCCGATCAAGATCCCCGAGGCCGACGAGGGCGTGACGATTCACGCGCCCGCGCCCGAAGGTCCCACCGGCAAAGACGGCAAATCGGTCCTCAAGACCGAGAAGCGGAAGGACGCCTCGTTCGACCCGCTGATCGCCACCGGCGTCGGGCTGATCACGCTGCTGACCCTGGTCGGCGCCTTCCTCCTGAACGGCAGCGAGAACGCGGACACGTGGCCCGTCCTCGCCGCGGGGGCGATCCTGCTGGGACCGCCCCTCGCCTGGGCCGGCTACGGCTTCCTGCGCGACCAGGAGCTCGAGCCCCACAGGGGCGGGACGCTCTGGATGCGGGCGGCGATCGCGGGGGCGGTGTTCGCGCTCTCGTGGGGCGTGTACGTGCTCATCGCCAGCCAGATCGGCGAGTCGGGCTGGCGCACCGAGGGCCTCGAGATCTGGCAGATGATGTTCGCCGCGGGCGTGGCGATCGGCGTCGGCACGTTCGGCGCCTTCGCGTCGCTCGACCTCGATCCCTTCATGGGCTTCTTCCTTTGCGCCCTCTACTTCGTAGCGACCGTGCTGCTGCGGATCGTCATGGCGTTGCCGCCGGTGCCCGGCCTGATCAGCGAATAGCCACTCTAATCCTTGCAGGCTGATGCCCGACTCGTTGCTCGACCTGGCCGAGATCCGCGGGCTGCACGGCGCCGCCGCCGGGCTGGTGCGCATCCCACCGGGCGTGGACGTGCCGGTCACCCCGCGGGTGCGGCAGCTGATCGACGCCCCCGAGTTCCGCCGGCTGGCGCAGATCAGCCAGCTGGGGCTCGTCTCGCTCGTCTACCCGGCGGCCAATCACACGCGGCAGGAGCACTCGCTCGGAGTCTACCGAACCGCGATCGAGTACCTGCAGAGCCTCGCGGCGGACGAGCGTTTCGCCGCCGTCATCCGCCCGCAGGACGCCGAGCTGTTCCTGGTCGCCGCGCTCTTACACGATCTGGGGCACTGGCCGTTCTGTCACCCGATCGAGGACATCCGCCTGCCGCAGACGCCCGACCACGAGCTCTTCGCCAACAGCTTCGTGCTCGAGGGCGAGATTGCCGACACGCTCCGCGATGAGTGGGGGGTCGCCCCGCGCGACGTGGTCGCTTTGCTCTCCGGCAAGCCGACCGACCGTCGAGGGCGGATCCTCCAGTCGCTGCTCTCCGGGCCGATCGACGTCGACAAGGCGGACTATCTCGTCCGCGATAGCCTTCACGCCGGCGTGCCGTACGGGCAGCACTTCGACAGGACACGCCTCATCCGCAGCCTCTGCCTCAACGAGGCGGGCGACGGCCTCGCCATTACCGAGAAGGGCAAAACGGCCGCCGAGATGATGGTCTTCGCCCGCTACGTGATGTTCAGTGAGGTCTACTGGCACCACGCCGTGCGGAGTGCGACGGCCATGTTCCAGCGGGCGTTCTTCTCGGTGTACCGGAGCGTCGATCTCGACTCGCTGTTCCGTCTGCCCGAAGGGCCGTTCGTCGCCGCGCTGACCGAAGCGGCCGGGGACGGCCCCGCCGCCGAGCTGCTGAGCGGCCTCTTCGGCCCGACCCGCAGGCTCTACAAACGGTTGACGCAGTACAGCCTGTTCGAGTCACCCGAGCTATACGGCCGCCTCGCCCGCAGGCCGTACCCGTGGCTGGTCCGATGCTCGGAAGAACTGGCCGCCGGGATGAGTCGGGCGCTGTCGCGCGTCGTGGCGCCGCACGAGGTGGTGTTCGACGCGCCGCCGACCGAGCTGGAAGTCGAGTTCGACGTTGAGGTCCGCGACACCCGCGCGGGGGTCTCGCGACGGCTAGGAGAGATCTCGCCGATGGTGAAGACCCTGGCGCGCGAGCAGTTCGACGATTACGTCAAACGGGTCCGGGTCTTCGTCCACCCCCGACTGGCGGCCGACGCCCGCGGGTTGCGCGGTCTGCAGGACCTGATCCACGAAGCGATCGACCGCGCGGGCTAGCCTCGCCGGGTTCAGGCGAGCAGGCTGACCGACCGCGCGACGCCGTGCACGCGCGCTGTCTGCGCCTGTTCTCTCGACAACCGCCCGAGCTCGACCAGGTGCTCGATCACCGGGCGTTGTTTCTCTAGCTGCTGCATCAGCAGGGTGGCGACCTGATGCGAGTCGAGGTAGCCCTTCTCCACCGCCAACTCGCCAAATCGCCGCGTGGGGTCGGTGTGTTGAAGCCGCAGCACGTCGAGCACGTGGGTGGCTGCCATCATCCCCTGTTCGATCGCCACCTGCCCGAGCGGCGGGCGTTCCTGGTCCCTGCGCGCCAACGCGGCGACGTAGTCGTCGGCGGAGATCACTCCCGTTTGGACGAGTGCGATTTCGATTTGCACCGATTAGTCCTCCCCGCTGTTGGCCTCTCCAACGCGGTCGCCAAGATAAGGAATCCAGAGTTGCAAGCCGGCCGCAATAACTTCCGGTACAAAGAACTCTAGATTGATTGTTTGCGCGACTCGGGTGCGGTTGTCCGTCTCGGGTGATTTCGCGCCTATCCGCAAAGATCCGTGTGGTTATGACGCACCGGGATTGTCAGAGTTTGCGGGATGAGAAAGTTGGAGAAAGTGGGTGCATGGGGACGATGGGGTTTGTAAGGCAAGCTAGCAAGGCGGCTCGGCTTGCCCATCCCCCCCCGCCTAAGCCCTCCCACCGCTACCCCCGCCCATGCAGGCCGCACGACCCCGTTACGTCCTGATCGCGGAGATCGAGCACGCCGACGAAGGCCCGCAGTGGCGTTTCGCCCTGCAAGCTGCCGACGCCTCGGTGACGATCGCCGCGTGCGACCGCGAGCCGGGCGCCGATGAGGACCGCTTGGTCCTGCTCGCCATGGTCCGCGGTCTGGAGGCGCTGGACGTCTCGGCCGACGTGACCGTGGTGACCCGTTCCTCCTCGGTCCTCCGCGGCCTGACCCGTGGTCTCGCTCAGTGGCGCAACAACCACTGGCGCTGGGAACGCTTCGGGCGGCTCACGCCGATCCGTGACGCCGACCTCTGGCGCCGCGTCGATCAGGCGATGCGTTTCCACACGGTCCACTGCCGGAGCTGGCGATCCGAGAACGCAGCCCGCGTCGGCCCGCCGCGTCCCCACTTCCTGCGTACGGCCGACGCCCCGGTGCGAGAGCCCGCCTGCCTGGTCGAGGGCCGTGCCGACTCGCCAGCCATGGTGATCGTCCGCAGCGCCCGCTCACGCCGCCGTGTGCGTTTGAGCGATCCGGAACCGACCACGCTCTCGCCGGCCCACGCCGCCGCCGGCTGAGATCGACCCAGAAACCGTCCACACTCCCACCAAGATCGCGAAGGATCCCGCCGTGCGTACGCAAGTCTCCCTGGAATCGGTAGGCGCATTGGCCGAAGGCCGCCACGAGAACCCGTTCGACCTCCTCGGACCGCACGAAGTGGTCGACGAGGGACGCCGGGCCTTGGCGGTGCGGGCGTTCCAGCCCGACTCAAAACAGATGTGGCTTGTCGATCCTGCGCAGGGCAGGTCGCGGCCGATGCGAAGAATCCACCCGGCGGGCCTGTACGAGGCCATCTGTCCCATTGAAGATAGCGGGGCTGGGAAGACAGCGAAGATCGGCGAGTACCAATTCCGCGTTTCCGACGCACACGGCGGGCGACAGACGATGCACGATCCCTACTCTTTTGAGCCCCTCCTCACGGAGTACGACCTGCACCTTCTCCACGAGGGGACGCACTACGACGCGTACGAACGCCTCGGGGCGCACCTCCGAGAGGTCGATGGCGTGAAGGGCGTAAACTTCGCCGTCTGGGCCCCCAACGCCGAAGGGATCAGCCTGATCGGCGACTTCAACGGCTGGAGCGGCTCGGCGCACGCGATGCGCAAGCGGGTCCCCAGCGGCATCTGGGAGTTGTTCGTCCCCGGAATCGAGGTCGGCACGAAGTACAAGTTCTCCGTCAAGCAGCTGGGGGGCGCCGTTGTCGAGAAGTGCGACCCGTACGGCTTCGCCGCCGAGGTGCCGCCCCGCACGGCGAACATCGTTACGGACCTCTCCGAGCACCGCTGGGCCGACGGCGACTGGATGAACCAGCGCGTCGAGCGCAACGGCCTCGACGCCCCCATGAGCATCTACGAGTTGCACCTGGGCAGCTGGCGTCGTGACCCGGCCGACCCGGAGCGTTGGCTCAGCTACGGCGAGATCGCGCCGCAACTGGTCGAGTACTGCCAGCGGATGGGCTACACGCACGTCGAGCTGATGCCGGTCAGCGAGCACCCGTTCACCGGGAGCTGGGGCTACCAGACGGTCGGCTACTTCGCCGCCACGAGCCGCTACGGCTCGCCCGAGGAGCTGATGGCGTTGATCGACACGCTGCACCAGGCGGGCATCGGCGTGATCATCGACTGGGTGCCGGCCCACTTCCCGAAGGACGACCACGGCCTCCGCCGGTTCGACGGCAGCGCCCTGTACGAGCACGAAGACCCTCGCCAGGGGGAGCACCCCGACTGGGGCACGCTCATCTTCAACTACGGACGCAACGAGGTCGCCGGCTTCCTGCTCGCCAACGCCCTCTTCTGGTGCGACAAGTACCACATCGACGGGCTGCGCGTCGACGCGGTCGCCTCGATGCTGTACCTCGATTACAGCCGCGAGGGAGACGACTGGATCCCCAACAAGCACGGCGGGCGCGAGAACCTCGAGGCGATCGAGTTCCTCAAGACCTTCAACGAGAAGGTCCACGAACGCCACCCCGGCGTGCTGACCATCGCCGAGGAGTCGACCGCCTGGACGGGCGTGTCACGCCCGACGTACGTCGGCGGCCTCGGCTTCAGCCTGAAATGGAACATGGGCTGGATGAACGACACGCTCCGCTACTTCAAGCACGAGCCGATCCACCGCAAGTACCACCAGGACGAGCTGACGTTCTCGTTGATCTACGCGTTCACCGAGAACTTCTGCCTCCCCTTCAGCCACGACGAGGTGGTCCACGGCAAGGGCTCGCTGCTCGACCAGATGCCAGGCGACATGTGGCAGAAGTTCGCCAACCTGCGGCTCCTGTACGGCTACATGTGGAGCCACCCGGGCAAGAAGCTCACGTTCATGGGCTGCGAGTTCGGCCAGTGGAACGAGTGGAACCACGACACCTCGCTGCAGTGGGACCTGCTGCAGTGGGACTCCCACCAGGGCCTGCAGAACTACGTGGCGCACCTGAACCACCTGTACCAGTCCGAGCCGGCGATGCACCAAGTCGACTTCGACGGCGAGGGCTTCGAGTGGATCGACTGCCACAACCACGAGGACAGCATCCTCGCCTACATGCGGAAGGCGAAGGACCCCGAGGACTACGTGATCGCCGTCAGCAACTTCACGCCCGTCCCGCGGCACGGCTACAAACTGGGCGTCCCCGAGGTCTGCTTCTTCGAGGAGATCAGCAACAGCGACTCGACCTACTTCGGCGGCAGCGACGTCGGCAACTCGGGCGGCGTGATGGCGACCGACAAGGGGGTCCAGATGCGTCCGGCCAGCGTTGAGCTAACCCTCCCGCCGCTGTCGACCGTGATCCTCAAGCCGCGACGCGGATGATGCCGCGGCCCTAGCCCCGAATGGGCGCCGAGACGATCGCCCCCCCAGACGCAGTCCGGGGGGAGGCTTGGGGTCGCTTAGGCGAGCGCCCTCATTCCGTCCGGTCCGGGAGCCGCGTCCAGTCCAGCCCGGAGCCTTCGAGCAAGTCGCCCAGGAGGGCGGAGATCTTGTTCTGGGCCCGGGCCTGCATCAGCGGTCCGGCGCCGACCCAGCGGTCGCCGTCGCGGATGAAGTTGCTGCGGAGCTCGTCCTCGGTGCCGATTCGCTGCGCGATCCGCAACAGGTAGGCGATCGAGTGGTCGTGGTTCAGGTGGGCGATCACCTCGCCCGGCTCGATGCCGAAGGCGGCCTCCAGCAGTTCGGGGCCGGCGGCGACCAGCGGCTCCGGCTGGCTCAGCCGCAGAGGGACCTGGCGGGCGTTCGGGGCGATGCGCCCCAGCGACAGCAGGCTGAAGGTGTCGGTCTCCTGCACGTCCGCCACGGGGACGAGCGGCTCGTCGGCCTGGGCGAAGTAGTCGGCGATCGTCTTGCCCGATTCGGTGATCTGGGCGGCGACCTCCTCGGCCTTCTTCTCCGACAGCTCGGCCGCCTGGACCCGCTTCCACGCGGCGACGACCTGCTCACGCACGTCCTCGAGCTTGGGCGTCTCGCCTTCGTAGCGTTCGGTGATCAGGCAGATGTAGCGGTTGCCATCGATGTCGTAACTGACGAAAGGTTGGTAGAGATCGAGGCCTTCGGAGCGGAAGGCGAGGAACCAGATCGGCCCGGAGGGCGTGAGGTCCGTGGCGACCGTGCGTCCGAAATCGGTTTCACGCAACTGGAGCTGCGACGCTTGGTCGACTTCGGTCAGTTCGAGCTGCTCCTGCTCGGCGAGCGGCTGGAGATTCGCGAGCGAGTCGGGCGCTGCCGGGGCCTCCTCGCCGTTCTCTTGGGCGACCAGGATCGCGTCGAAGTACTCGACGAACTGGTCGTCGAGCTGCAGCTTGATGCGGTTCACTTTCTCCTGCATCCTCTCGGCGGCGCGCTCGGTCGCCAGACGCTGGCGGATCTCGTCGGCGACCTCCTCGAGCGGCTGGTACGGCTTGGCGTCGGCGGCGGGCTCTTCGGCCGCCTCCTCAGCGGAGTCCGCTTCGGGCGCCTCTTCGGTGGCGGGCGCAGTATCGGCGGTGGCCTCTTCCTCTTCTTCTTCCTCCTCCTCAACGGCCTCGGTCGACTCGTCAACGACCTGCTCGGTCTTGTCGGCTGCTTCCTCGGACGCGTCCTTGTCGGCGGGCTCGTCGGCGGGCTCCTCTTGGTCCGGAGCGTTGTCGCCGAAGGGGAGCGGGCCCTCGTCCTCAACGGCGGCCTCTTCCTGCATCGCTTCGTCGGATTGCAGCAGGTTGTCGGGCCCGAAGACGCCTCCGCCCGAGCCGAATTCGCCGTCGTC
It encodes the following:
- a CDS encoding Putative glutamine amidotransferase yields the protein MSKPIIALNADYKAADGDKPAVTYVPGGYYEAILQAGALPFILPPLEEQEDLDQALRMVDGVLLVGGADLDPRRDGWMLHPAVRPLAKRRESFDRMLARTVCERRIPVFGIGVGMQLLNVTLGGNLFLHLPEDKPDALPHHDILDRAHRHTLELATGSIMDRVYGDGELRVNSRHHMAIDELAEGFTVTARCPDGVIEAVESTSEDWFAMGTQFHPEADTASALDLRIFEEFLAGVKEHAEPVRLVA
- the prkC_1 gene encoding Serine/threonine-protein kinase PrkC, whose translation is MSQGSEKLIDLVKRSELVPTKKLDGFLEKHASGSASLPDKPEELAKMLVEDGLLTKWQADKLLAGKHRGFKLGKYKLLGQIGKGGMSHVYLAEHVLMQRRVAVKLLPRQRVKDRSYLERFQLEARAAARLDDPNIVRVYDIDNEGDNHYIIMEYVEGRDLHQTVSQDGPLPYNTAVRYIAQVATGLQHAHEMGLVHRDIKPANCLVDKHSVVKLLDMGLAKLTDDETSLTLANDENVLGTADYLAPEQALNSHAADARADIYSLGCTLYFLLAGRPPFPEGTISERLLKHQVEEPESLLVARPDCPLSLVDLCQRMMRKKPEDRPQTAGEVAVLLNEWLADRGESTVGPPPSGSGVGGSPSSLGSGVGSGILSRFSSPTPAPGHASGVGAGDTSKQYASASVDTDEDIGLAPLDEEEENPKQRQAKKAAASSGVLSDESGAKLDGSKSGKGSGRQSSKSGSKSGVGSGSGSGRSKAPSDEHSEEASLSSPGSRSKPRSIFEEEYSASAEVDPIAARAARSSSYDPLHPPGYVNPYTKTPAWVFIVGGLVLVGVVVGAVALMNGG
- the rnhA_2 gene encoding Ribonuclease HI, which encodes MQAARPRYVLIAEIEHADEGPQWRFALQAADASVTIAACDREPGADEDRLVLLAMVRGLEALDVSADVTVVTRSSSVLRGLTRGLAQWRNNHWRWERFGRLTPIRDADLWRRVDQAMRFHTVHCRSWRSENAARVGPPRPHFLRTADAPVREPACLVEGRADSPAMVIVRSARSRRRVRLSDPEPTTLSPAHAAAG
- the fabH_1 gene encoding 3-oxoacyl-[acyl-carrier-protein] synthase 3; the protein is MRFENVAIASVAHTLPEEVVTSDQLEERLSPLYERLRLPPGRLELMSGIRERRFFPPGTRPGDISIRSAERAVAESGLPREAFGACLHGSVCRDCLEPATACRVHHALGLASSCVVQDVSNACLGVLSGALQIASMIELGQIQAGVVVGTECGRQLVENTVAKLNTDESFTRDSVKNSFASLTIGSASAAIALCHRDLAPGRAKLVAATVLAETEHHDLCQSEGLSQVMQTDSERLMRAGVAAGARNFEALLGVTGWNRDEIDRTFCHQVGGAHRKMMLGELGLPLDRDYATLEWLGNTGAAALPSALSLGVEAGAMKGGDRVALLGIGSGVNCLMMGVEWNA
- the ybgC gene encoding Acyl-CoA thioester hydrolase YbgC — its product is MLREHQFDLPVRYYETDGQGVVHHSNYLRYMELARIELLNACGYDYAKIEESGVLLVVAKATVRYKYPARYGDTLRIHIRTERAFGARIDHTYTLKVGERIIAEAETTIASIDREGRVMRIPRELEIEED
- the yraA gene encoding Putative cysteine protease YraA, whose amino-acid sequence is MKKLLFLVGDYVEDYEVMVPFQALTMVGYDCVAVCPGKKPGDTVATAIHDFEGDQTYSEKRGHNFRLNGDLDAFTVDDFAGLVIPGGRAPEYLRLDNRVLDAIRAFSLADKPIAAVCHAAQLLAAAGVIEGKRVQAYPACMPEVLLAGGAWDEPSAGLDSVCVDGKLVTSPAWPAHPAWLRAFVEVLGGELRA
- a CDS encoding HD domain protein, producing the protein MPDSLLDLAEIRGLHGAAAGLVRIPPGVDVPVTPRVRQLIDAPEFRRLAQISQLGLVSLVYPAANHTRQEHSLGVYRTAIEYLQSLAADERFAAVIRPQDAELFLVAALLHDLGHWPFCHPIEDIRLPQTPDHELFANSFVLEGEIADTLRDEWGVAPRDVVALLSGKPTDRRGRILQSLLSGPIDVDKADYLVRDSLHAGVPYGQHFDRTRLIRSLCLNEAGDGLAITEKGKTAAEMMVFARYVMFSEVYWHHAVRSATAMFQRAFFSVYRSVDLDSLFRLPEGPFVAALTEAAGDGPAAELLSGLFGPTRRLYKRLTQYSLFESPELYGRLARRPYPWLVRCSEELAAGMSRALSRVVAPHEVVFDAPPTELEVEFDVEVRDTRAGVSRRLGEISPMVKTLAREQFDDYVKRVRVFVHPRLAADARGLRGLQDLIHEAIDRAG